From the genome of Desulfovibrio aminophilus, one region includes:
- a CDS encoding ATP synthase F0 subunit B yields MIDLDFSFFIQLVNFIITLLVLNILLFSPIRAIIKKRGELMAEKLGKVEQFTAQSDGKLRDYQAALTGARKDAVDIRNGLKAEGVKEEQGILAAAGQEAASTLKAARADISGQARDALAQLKKDVEQYAQKATEKILGRA; encoded by the coding sequence ATGATTGATCTGGATTTTTCCTTTTTCATTCAGCTTGTGAATTTCATCATCACCCTGCTGGTTCTGAACATCCTCCTCTTCAGCCCCATCCGCGCGATCATCAAGAAGCGCGGCGAGCTGATGGCCGAAAAGCTGGGCAAGGTGGAGCAGTTCACCGCCCAGTCCGACGGCAAGCTGCGTGACTACCAGGCCGCCCTGACCGGCGCCCGCAAGGACGCGGTGGACATCCGCAACGGCCTCAAGGCCGAGGGTGTCAAGGAGGAGCAGGGCATTCTGGCCGCCGCCGGCCAGGAGGCCGCGTCCACCCTGAAGGCCGCCCGCGCCGACATCTCGGGCCAGGCCCGGGACGCCCTGGCGCAGCTCAAGAAGGACGTGGAACAGTACGCCCAGAAGGCCACGGAAAAGATCCTGGGCCGGGCGTAG